One window of the Petroclostridium xylanilyticum genome contains the following:
- a CDS encoding sugar phosphate isomerase/epimerase family protein, with protein MLYLNFGTSKKYIDNVHVKDVKKTDTGNVFVPVGHGDIDWKGQMNDLKTDGYAGNIVIETHCKPLLELTRKSVEYVRNICNI; from the coding sequence TTGCTATATCTGAATTTCGGAACATCTAAAAAGTATATAGATAATGTTCATGTAAAGGATGTCAAAAAAACTGACACGGGAAATGTGTTTGTGCCGGTAGGCCACGGAGATATTGATTGGAAGGGGCAGATGAACGATTTAAAAACCGATGGCTATGCAGGTAATATAGTCATCGAGACACACTGCAAACCATTATTGGAATTAACACGGAAGTCCGTAGAATATGTGCGCAATATTTGCAATATTTAA
- a CDS encoding AraC family transcriptional regulator, which yields MEKTFCRYKTNENNFNFVHSVAQPPGDFPVHIHDLYELYYFISGDVTYYIEGQAYNIKRNDILIINNRELHRPVFNSTRPYERMVIHFKPEYVSLFQSKEYNLLYYFEKRRLGQYNRIESEDVLQFGINKYFNQIEKCATEESAERHVMIKTVFVQMLVALNKIFDQKKNVVTSSFGYDKKISAILDFINNHLDEKITLDTLEHKFFVNKYYLCHLFKKNTGFTVIEYITYKRIMKAKELLLAGIPATEACHSVGFSDYSNFYKVFKKIIGVSPRNFTK from the coding sequence ATGGAAAAAACATTTTGCAGATACAAGACCAATGAAAATAATTTTAATTTTGTCCATTCAGTTGCACAACCCCCGGGTGATTTTCCCGTGCATATCCATGATTTATACGAGCTGTATTATTTTATTTCGGGAGATGTTACCTACTACATTGAGGGACAGGCATACAATATTAAACGCAATGACATCCTCATTATCAACAACCGTGAGCTTCACAGACCCGTATTTAATTCAACCCGCCCCTACGAAAGAATGGTTATACATTTTAAACCGGAATATGTTTCTTTATTCCAAAGTAAAGAATATAATCTGTTATATTATTTTGAAAAAAGAAGGCTGGGACAATATAACAGAATCGAATCGGAAGATGTGCTGCAATTTGGTATAAACAAATATTTTAACCAAATTGAAAAATGTGCCACGGAAGAATCAGCCGAACGTCATGTAATGATTAAAACTGTTTTTGTCCAGATGTTGGTAGCACTGAATAAAATATTTGATCAAAAGAAAAATGTGGTCACAAGCTCTTTCGGATATGATAAGAAAATAAGTGCCATATTGGATTTTATTAATAATCATCTGGATGAAAAAATTACACTTGATACATTGGAACATAAGTTCTTTGTTAATAAATATTACCTGTGCCATCTTTTTAAGAAAAACACAGGCTTTACAGTAATTGAATACATCACTTACAAACGGATTATGAAAGCAAAGGAACTTTTGCTTGCCGGAATACCAGCCACTGAAGCGTGTCATTCCGTTGGCTTCTCCGATTACTCCAATTTTTATAAGGTATTTAAAAAAATTATAGGTGTATCTCCCAGAAATTTTACAAAATAG
- a CDS encoding transposase family protein, giving the protein MIIFDPRQEGKVWHKLVDILFIAVVAVVYGFNEWEEKLLKILQCLKDLH; this is encoded by the coding sequence ATGATAATATTTGATCCAAGACAGGAAGGAAAAGTCTGGCATAAACTGGTTGATATATTATTTATAGCAGTAGTTGCAGTGGTTTACGGATTTAACGAGTGGGAAGAAAAGCTCCTGAAAATCTTGCAATGCTTAAAAGACTTGCATTAA
- the larE gene encoding ATP-dependent sacrificial sulfur transferase LarE → MLEQKFNDLKNYIKSLGSVAVAYSGGVDSTFLIKVAHDVLGEKAIAVTARSSTYPEREFNEAVEYIKDIGAQHIVIISEELDIEGFSNNPTNRCYYCKKELFRKVGEVAKEKGIQYVADGSNYDDLNDYRPGMQAARELQVVSPLKYAKLTKEDIRILSKQLGLPTWDKPAFACLSSRFPYGHKITREKLSMVEKAEQYLMDLGFRQLRVRHHGETARIEIGEQEFDRFLDRALMRKVAEKLKSLGFTYVCLDLEGYRIGSMNEVL, encoded by the coding sequence ATGTTAGAACAAAAATTCAACGATTTAAAAAATTATATAAAAAGCCTGGGAAGCGTTGCAGTAGCATACTCCGGAGGTGTTGATAGTACCTTTTTAATAAAAGTTGCTCATGATGTTTTAGGGGAGAAAGCGATTGCTGTTACTGCCCGTTCTTCTACCTATCCTGAGAGGGAGTTTAATGAAGCAGTAGAATATATTAAGGATATTGGTGCACAACATATTGTTATCATTTCTGAAGAATTGGATATTGAAGGGTTTTCAAACAATCCTACAAATAGATGTTATTACTGTAAAAAAGAACTGTTTCGGAAGGTTGGGGAAGTAGCTAAAGAAAAAGGAATACAATATGTTGCCGATGGCTCCAATTATGATGACCTGAATGACTACAGGCCTGGTATGCAGGCAGCGAGGGAATTACAGGTAGTAAGTCCCCTAAAATACGCTAAGTTGACAAAAGAAGATATTCGAATACTGTCGAAACAACTTGGGCTGCCGACCTGGGATAAGCCTGCCTTTGCCTGTCTTTCATCAAGGTTTCCTTATGGACACAAGATTACCAGAGAAAAATTATCAATGGTTGAAAAAGCGGAACAATACCTCATGGACCTGGGTTTTAGACAGCTGCGCGTACGCCACCATGGAGAGACTGCCAGAATCGAAATAGGTGAACAGGAGTTTGACAGGTTTCTGGATAGAGCATTAATGCGTAAAGTAGCTGAAAAGTTAAAAAGCTTAGGTTTTACTTATGTGTGCCTGGATTTGGAAGGTTATCGTATCGGAAGTATGAATGAGGTATTATAG
- a CDS encoding trans-sulfuration enzyme family protein, whose product MRYGTKILHNGNETDPNTGALSIPIYQVSTFHQEDIDRPGKYDYARSGNPTREALERTIAALEGGTYGYAFASGMAAVSSVLAIFRPGDHIIAAEDLYGGTYRILTRFFCEFGIEVTFIDATDVNAIEKAVRNNTRALYLESPSNPLLKITDLGAAVDIARRHNLITIIDNTFMSPYFQRPLDLGIDISIHSATKFIGGHSDVIGGLVVTKREDLAKKIYFVQNGYGAVLGPQDCWLLHRGIKTLRARMEIQQQSADKIARWLKNQPWVEEVFYPGLESHNGYAVHAAQATGAGAVLSFKTVTEKVAKSIMKNVKIWSVAVSLGGVESIMSYPVKMSHASMPEEERRRLGITDTLIRLSAGLEEVEDLMEDIEKGAILV is encoded by the coding sequence ATGAGATATGGGACCAAGATTTTGCATAACGGTAATGAAACAGATCCGAATACAGGAGCCCTCAGTATCCCTATCTACCAGGTTTCCACATTTCATCAAGAAGATATCGATAGACCTGGCAAATATGATTATGCACGTTCCGGCAATCCTACCAGGGAAGCATTGGAGCGTACTATAGCAGCATTGGAAGGGGGAACCTATGGATATGCCTTTGCATCGGGAATGGCAGCAGTTTCATCAGTGCTGGCTATATTTCGGCCGGGGGATCATATCATAGCAGCAGAGGACCTTTATGGTGGAACATACCGGATTCTCACACGATTTTTCTGTGAATTTGGCATTGAAGTAACCTTTATAGATGCAACAGATGTAAATGCCATAGAGAAAGCTGTTAGAAACAATACCCGTGCTCTCTATCTGGAATCTCCGTCCAATCCTCTTTTAAAAATTACGGATTTAGGGGCAGCTGTAGATATTGCAAGGAGGCATAACCTTATAACCATCATTGATAATACCTTTATGTCTCCCTATTTCCAGCGGCCTCTGGATTTAGGCATTGATATTTCCATTCACAGCGCAACCAAGTTCATTGGAGGTCATAGTGATGTAATCGGGGGACTGGTAGTTACCAAACGGGAAGATCTTGCAAAAAAAATATATTTTGTTCAAAACGGGTATGGTGCAGTATTAGGACCCCAGGATTGCTGGCTTCTGCATAGAGGAATCAAAACTCTGAGAGCAAGGATGGAGATACAGCAGCAATCAGCTGATAAAATTGCCCGGTGGTTAAAAAATCAACCATGGGTGGAAGAGGTCTTTTATCCAGGGCTTGAAAGTCATAATGGATACGCTGTTCATGCGGCACAGGCAACCGGAGCAGGTGCAGTGCTTTCTTTTAAAACTGTCACAGAAAAAGTTGCAAAGAGTATCATGAAAAATGTAAAAATATGGTCAGTCGCAGTTAGCCTCGGTGGAGTAGAGTCTATCATGTCATACCCTGTGAAGATGTCCCATGCTTCTATGCCAGAAGAAGAGCGTAGGAGATTGGGAATTACAGATACATTGATCCGGTTATCAGCAGGATTGGAAGAAGTTGAGGATTTGATGGAAGATATAGAAAAAGGTGCAATACTGGTATGA
- a CDS encoding trans-sulfuration enzyme family protein has product MNIETIVAQAGIGADSEKGSISVPIYHSATFRHIALGVSTGYDYSRTSNPTRKVLEDLAAELEGGCGGYAFASGMAAVTAVLMIFSKGDHLIVSDDLYGGTYRVLDKIFCRYGITASYVDTSNVEEVIAAIQPEVTKAIFIESPTNPLMKITNIREVASVAKSRGILTIVDNTFMTPYLQQPIKLGADIVVHSATKYLGGHNDVLGGIVVGATQELCEKIKFIQNSTGGVLGPQDSWLMIRGIKTLAVRMDRQQDNAFKIAKWLKERPEVKEVYYPGLPGHPGHNIISEQAKGYGAMISFKVKRKEFIERIINRVRIISFAESLGGVESLITYPAKQTHGDIPEEVRNRIGVTDDLLRLSVGIENADDLLKDLEQAMEGGRA; this is encoded by the coding sequence ATGAACATTGAAACGATTGTTGCCCAGGCAGGTATTGGTGCAGATTCTGAGAAAGGCTCCATTAGTGTTCCAATCTATCACAGTGCAACCTTTCGGCATATAGCTCTGGGTGTATCAACCGGATATGATTACAGCCGAACATCTAATCCAACCCGGAAGGTATTGGAGGATTTGGCAGCGGAGTTGGAAGGAGGGTGTGGAGGCTATGCTTTTGCTTCTGGTATGGCCGCTGTTACAGCAGTATTAATGATTTTTTCTAAAGGGGATCATTTAATTGTATCTGATGATTTATATGGTGGAACTTATAGGGTTTTAGACAAAATATTCTGTAGATATGGAATTACAGCCAGCTATGTGGATACGTCTAACGTCGAAGAAGTGATAGCAGCCATCCAGCCGGAAGTTACAAAAGCTATATTTATTGAAAGTCCTACCAATCCATTAATGAAAATCACCAACATCCGGGAGGTTGCTTCGGTAGCAAAAAGCAGAGGGATATTAACCATTGTAGACAACACCTTCATGACTCCCTATCTACAGCAGCCTATTAAGTTAGGTGCAGATATTGTTGTGCATAGTGCTACTAAGTATCTAGGCGGCCATAATGATGTTTTAGGAGGTATTGTCGTAGGAGCTACTCAAGAATTATGTGAAAAAATTAAATTTATTCAAAACTCTACAGGAGGAGTTTTAGGACCTCAGGACAGTTGGCTAATGATTAGAGGCATTAAAACATTAGCTGTCCGAATGGACCGGCAGCAGGATAATGCTTTTAAAATAGCAAAATGGCTCAAAGAGAGACCAGAGGTTAAAGAGGTCTATTATCCTGGTTTGCCAGGACACCCGGGTCATAATATTATAAGCGAACAGGCCAAAGGATATGGGGCGATGATCTCGTTTAAAGTAAAGCGTAAAGAATTTATCGAACGAATTATCAACAGGGTTAGGATTATATCTTTTGCAGAAAGTCTCGGCGGGGTGGAAAGCTTAATAACATATCCTGCCAAGCAAACCCACGGGGATATCCCAGAAGAAGTGAGAAACCGTATTGGTGTGACCGACGATTTGTTAAGATTATCTGTGGGTATAGAAAATGCTGATGATTTGCTAAAAGACCTGGAACAAGCTATGGAAGGAGGGAGAGCATGA